A part of Synechococcus sp. UW179A genomic DNA contains:
- a CDS encoding HEAT repeat domain-containing protein, whose product MNESVLWERLSKSRRAPLEPEWLEEVYSPSVSVELRRALCEKIGMLAERGWPIIEQLIQRHGPLPDLVHAAGLCHQPGARDWLLDQLRNSSGLAEVNLCILEALSCWGADVPEDVVQECLEHPGQHHRLAGLQLLGFRSHSLSDDALLKLCTEPLSDFRDPVVIATIRVLQRRDGASISERLSDLCKTGSDDVAAAAFRALGCIATPISQGCLKELSETLRSESRKRLACQQLQQQFRT is encoded by the coding sequence GTGAATGAATCCGTTCTCTGGGAACGGCTTTCAAAATCACGACGAGCTCCATTGGAGCCCGAATGGCTGGAGGAGGTTTACTCTCCCAGCGTTTCAGTTGAGCTGCGTCGTGCTCTCTGCGAAAAAATTGGAATGCTGGCTGAACGCGGCTGGCCAATCATTGAACAATTAATTCAGCGGCATGGCCCCCTGCCCGATCTGGTGCATGCCGCTGGACTCTGCCACCAACCAGGTGCAAGGGACTGGCTGCTTGATCAACTGAGAAACAGCTCCGGATTAGCTGAGGTCAACCTCTGCATCCTTGAGGCATTGTCTTGCTGGGGTGCAGATGTTCCAGAAGATGTGGTGCAGGAGTGTTTAGAGCATCCCGGTCAACATCATCGCTTGGCGGGCTTGCAGTTACTGGGTTTCCGCTCTCACAGCCTGAGCGACGACGCATTGCTCAAGTTGTGCACTGAACCACTGAGTGACTTTAGGGATCCGGTGGTGATTGCCACCATTCGGGTATTGCAGCGCAGAGATGGCGCCAGCATCAGTGAACGCTTGTCGGATCTATGCAAAACCGGATCCGATGATGTGGCTGCCGCAGCTTTCAGAGCCCTGGGCTGCATCGCAACCCCGATCAGTCAAGGTTGCCTAAAGGAGCTCAGTGAAACACTTAGGAGTGAATCACGCAAACGACTTGCCTGCCAACAATTGCAACAGCAGTTTCGAACCTGA
- a CDS encoding formate/nitrite transporter family protein, whose product MDYVLPNELVDGMIGAGGKKSTVSVKNLLIRGFYSGAILGLAVILALTVGLKSGQPWLGSLLFPFGFASIVLFGMELVTGNFALLPMATWAGKSTWGATFRNWGWVWLGNWIGTAVVAILMAISLTSGGTVDPASAAEGGAMWQQVAAKIIALNKTNVVVKYENLQSLGFFLAIVRGLIANWLVCLGVTMALVSKSVPGKILACWLPITAFQSMGMEHIVVNQFLHTAGPILGSGVPFWKCIFWNFLPVTIGNIIGGMVFIGMLFYSTHRTNIGNVLPGEHDDKLERELAAELGAR is encoded by the coding sequence ATGGACTATGTCTTACCCAACGAACTTGTCGACGGCATGATCGGTGCTGGCGGCAAAAAATCCACCGTCAGCGTCAAAAATCTCTTAATCAGAGGATTTTATTCAGGAGCAATCCTTGGCCTGGCCGTGATCCTTGCGCTCACAGTGGGTCTGAAAAGCGGTCAACCCTGGCTAGGCTCACTTCTCTTCCCATTCGGTTTCGCCAGCATCGTTCTGTTTGGCATGGAATTGGTGACAGGCAACTTTGCCCTTCTGCCGATGGCCACCTGGGCAGGCAAAAGCACCTGGGGGGCAACCTTCCGTAATTGGGGCTGGGTTTGGCTCGGCAACTGGATCGGAACTGCCGTGGTGGCAATTCTGATGGCCATCAGCCTCACCAGTGGAGGAACTGTTGACCCCGCATCAGCTGCTGAAGGAGGTGCGATGTGGCAACAGGTGGCTGCAAAAATCATCGCGTTAAATAAAACCAACGTGGTTGTTAAATATGAGAATCTTCAATCTCTTGGTTTCTTCCTAGCCATCGTCCGGGGTTTGATTGCCAACTGGCTAGTTTGCCTGGGTGTGACGATGGCCCTGGTCAGTAAAAGCGTTCCTGGAAAGATTCTGGCTTGCTGGCTGCCAATCACAGCCTTCCAATCGATGGGCATGGAGCACATTGTGGTGAATCAATTTCTGCACACTGCAGGGCCAATCCTCGGTTCTGGAGTTCCCTTTTGGAAATGCATTTTCTGGAACTTCCTACCCGTCACCATTGGCAACATCATTGGTGGCATGGTGTTTATCGGAATGCTCTTTTACAGCACCCACCGCACCAACATTGGCAACGTGCTGCCCGGCGAGCACGATGACAAACTGGAACGCGAACTAGCCGCTGAGCTCGGCGCCCGCTAA